The nucleotide window ACCACATTGAACATAAACCCTTGGGGAAAGATTTAGAGGTCAAAGAAAATTGGCTTCCTGATGGTAAAATTGTCGTCGGCGTGACTTCTGGCGCTTCTACTCCTGATATTGTCGTGGAACAGGTATTACAGAAAATTTTTGCGATTAAATCTGCTGTAGCGATGGTTTAAGACCTCTCCCCCAGCACTAACCCTGAAGGGTTGTGCTACAAGAACAAAGACCGCCTACGCGGTCTAAATTTCAACCTTTATCTTGTCATCTCCAAAAATAAAAATGATTATACAAACCTGAAGGGTTGTGCTACAGGAACAAAGACCGCCTACGCGGTCTAAATTTCAACCTCATGTAGGATGCGTTCCTAACGCATCTCCCCAGAATTATGACCCCTACGTCATGTAGGATGAGTTCCCAAGGCATCTCCCCAGAATTATGACTCCTATGAAGAAAGGGAACTATTAAATAGAGAGATTTAATGAGAGTTTAAATGGCTAATTTATACGATACAGATTATTTAATTTGGACAGAAAAACAAGCGGAATTGTTACGTGATCGCAAGTTTGAACAACTGGATTTAGAAAATTTAATAGAAGAGGTAGAAGACTTGGGGAAAAGTGAGTTAAGGACTTGCCGATCGGGGGCGATTCTGATTATAATTCATCTGTTATATCTTCGGTATTGGGAAGCAGAATTAGAACGGAATCAATTTCAGTGGCAAGCAGAAATCGATAATTGGAGAGTTCAATTAGAATCAAGACTTACAGGATCATTTAGAAACCGATTAGAGGAAGAATGGGAAGAATTGTATCAGTCTGCGGTTAAAAAATTTGAGAAGAAAACAGGATTAAATATTCCTAAAAGTTAGAGAATGGATTTGTCCTAATTGCTTAACACATCACAATAGAGACGAGAATACAAGCAAAAACATTCGAGAAGAAGGGATAAGAATCATGGCGGTTGGACTGACCGCTTCAGCACGTGGAGAAACGAGTAAGACCCGTTCAACTAATAAGTTGAAAAGGCATCTTTCAGTGACCCGTGAATCTCCCGTTAAACTGCTTGTCGGTTAACGGGAGAGAGTCAAAAACCTGTACTTTGGTCTAGTTCTTATTGCGTCATTTCGGCTGGTGGCGCACCTCTTGAAGTCCTAAAAAAATATATCCAAAATCAATCCACTCTGGCCTAGTTCTTGCCCTCGCTTTCATCCTACGGACTCCGCAAGCTTCCTCCGAGGATTTCCCGCGAGGTTGGTTAACTACTCGCCATCGCGCGAATAATATCCCCACTGGTAATAATTCCGATAACTTTTCCTTGTGCTGACTCAATAACCGGTAGGCGACGGATTTTTTTATCGTGCATTAATTGGGCGGCTTCCCGTAAGGGTTGATCGGGTTTGACAGTAATGGGTTTATCGCTCATCACTTCCCCGACAGTTTGCCCTAAAGCTTTGTGAATTTCCTTGTCATAACGAGCGGGATTTTGAAGATAGATCACACTATCGAGAATCATGATATAGGGTGGGGTTTCCACGCCGGTTTCTTGCCACATCAAGTCGGTTTCGGAGATAACACCGACTAACAATCCTTGATCATTGACGACGGGTAATCCACTGATATGTTTTTCTGCCATGAGTTTGATCGCCTCTTGCAGTGGAGTTTGAGGCGTTACCGTATAGGGATTGGGGGTCATGACATCTTTAACCGTTTTGGTCATTTATCTGATGATTAAATGGATTTCAATGTCTTTATTTTAGGCAATTAAGGCACAAACCGGATAAAATGTTAATAATTATATGAGTTGATGATTCGGTAAAAACACGGTTAAGTTTAAAAAATTTCTTTCTTCATAGTTTCTTTTAAAAAATCAAGTCCTTTTTTAACCCGTCTGGAAACTGTTACCACACTGATTCCCAGTTGTTCTGCGGCTTCTCGTTGCGTTAAATCTTGTAAAAAGACAAATTCTAGAACTCGTCTGGTGCGTTCTTCGAGTTGAGATAAAGCTTGCTGTAAGCGAATTTGATCGTCTTGAGATAACTGAAAACTGCGATACTTAGGATCGGGGACAAGATCGGCTAAACTGGTTTGTCCTTCCTCGTCATGGTTAATCGAGACATCTAAACTCAACGGTTCACGGTTTTGAAAAGCTAACTTAATTTCTTGCCATTCTTTGAGAGAAACCTCTAACCCGTAAGCGATTTCTGTGTCGGTGGGTTGACGGTTAAATTGAGTTTGAAACTCTCGTCGAATAATCATGGCTTGACGGCCTAAATCTAACCACCGTCGAGGAATTCTCACCGAATAGCCTTTATCGCGTAGATAATGTTGAATTTCTCCTCGGATATAGGGAATAGCGAAAGAACTAAAGGCGTGACCTTTTCCCAGTTCAAATCGTTCAATGGCTCGAATCAATCCTAAACAGCCTACTTGCAGCAAATCCTCATAATTTTCATTACACTGAGTCGTCCAATGATGAGCTTCTCTTCTGACTAACCCAAAATTAAGTTCCAAAATTTGATTACGCAGTTCAGGGGTTGAGGTTTTTTGATAATCTTGGAACAAGCGTAAGGTTTCTACTTTGAGATTTTCTTTAACAGGGGTGTACATAGCACAATTAACCTACTTTTGAGCTTTGCTGCAAGACTAAACGGCTGTTATAGCAGGAGGCAGGTGGCAGGAGGATAAAAGTTTACTCCCATGTTTGTTTGAGGTTTGAAAAATGTCCTAACCTCCTTGGCGTTTGCTATAAAAGTTGTCCTAGTTTAAAATGACTATTTACAATCTTTTCAAAAAGGACTAATTGACTTAACGGATAGCTAATTGACTTAGAAACTTTGAAAGTTTTTTGACGAGTTTTAGCTGCCGACTGTAACTAGCTTATTAGAGTTAAAATGAGTTGACAACCGAGCGATTACGCTGTTTATTTCCCTGAGATAAGAAGAAATTACTTAATTGTACTGAGATGAATCATCAAGATTTATAAATAAATTTTATAGCAACCGCCAAGGCGGGCGCGAACATCTCTTAAGTCTCAAGACGGCTTGCCATAAACTTTTGAATGAGTGACTTTTGACTTGCGCGTAGCGCTATAATTGCTCCTTGATTTTCTCAACATTTTAGGTCGTTTTTTAACTTTCAAATCAGTCACTAAAAAAGGGGCAATAAGCCCCTAGTAATCATTTATGTATTTCAATAATTAAATTAACCCAG belongs to Gloeothece citriformis PCC 7424 and includes:
- a CDS encoding DUF29 domain-containing protein; its protein translation is MANLYDTDYLIWTEKQAELLRDRKFEQLDLENLIEEVEDLGKSELRTCRSGAILIIIHLLYLRYWEAELERNQFQWQAEIDNWRVQLESRLTGSFRNRLEEEWEELYQSAVKKFEKKTGLNIPKS
- a CDS encoding CBS domain-containing protein, whose product is MTKTVKDVMTPNPYTVTPQTPLQEAIKLMAEKHISGLPVVNDQGLLVGVISETDLMWQETGVETPPYIMILDSVIYLQNPARYDKEIHKALGQTVGEVMSDKPITVKPDQPLREAAQLMHDKKIRRLPVIESAQGKVIGIITSGDIIRAMASS
- a CDS encoding RNA polymerase sigma factor SigF, whose translation is MYTPVKENLKVETLRLFQDYQKTSTPELRNQILELNFGLVRREAHHWTTQCNENYEDLLQVGCLGLIRAIERFELGKGHAFSSFAIPYIRGEIQHYLRDKGYSVRIPRRWLDLGRQAMIIRREFQTQFNRQPTDTEIAYGLEVSLKEWQEIKLAFQNREPLSLDVSINHDEEGQTSLADLVPDPKYRSFQLSQDDQIRLQQALSQLEERTRRVLEFVFLQDLTQREAAEQLGISVVTVSRRVKKGLDFLKETMKKEIF